In one Aromatoleum aromaticum EbN1 genomic region, the following are encoded:
- the rssA gene encoding patatin-like phospholipase RssA has protein sequence MYETALPCVPGSSPVIGLALGSGAARGWAHLGVLQALAREGIEPQVICGCSIGAFVGAAMAAGDLTKLAEWAQSLKWQDVVSLLDVSLRGGLIRGQKLIQFFERNFVDRDFSELQRSFACVATELETGREIWLREGSVSAAVRASIALPGLFTPVIHNGRLLVDGGLVNPVPVSLCRAMGADVVIAVDLGSDMIGKSWRPVPAEAETGIGWTERLFGRLGFFASGGNGEPGNGQNPLREANLPSLLTVLTSSINIMQVRIARSRLAGEPADVQISPRLGHLGPMDFHRAAEAIAEGEAAVERMLPTLRYCLGHG, from the coding sequence ATGTACGAAACGGCGCTCCCGTGCGTGCCCGGCAGCAGTCCGGTCATCGGTCTGGCTCTGGGCAGCGGTGCGGCGCGAGGCTGGGCCCACCTGGGCGTCCTGCAGGCGCTGGCTCGCGAAGGAATCGAGCCGCAGGTGATCTGCGGATGTTCGATCGGAGCGTTCGTCGGCGCCGCGATGGCAGCGGGAGATCTCACGAAGCTCGCCGAATGGGCACAGTCGCTGAAATGGCAGGATGTCGTTTCGCTGCTCGACGTCAGCCTCAGGGGCGGGCTGATCCGCGGACAGAAACTCATCCAGTTTTTCGAACGCAATTTCGTCGATCGGGATTTTTCCGAACTCCAGCGCTCCTTTGCGTGCGTCGCCACCGAACTGGAAACCGGGCGGGAGATCTGGCTGCGGGAAGGAAGCGTTTCGGCCGCTGTGCGCGCCTCGATCGCGCTTCCCGGGCTGTTCACACCGGTCATCCATAATGGCCGCCTTCTCGTGGACGGTGGTCTCGTCAACCCGGTGCCGGTTTCCCTGTGCCGCGCGATGGGAGCCGATGTCGTGATCGCGGTCGATCTGGGGTCGGACATGATCGGAAAATCCTGGCGTCCGGTGCCGGCCGAAGCCGAAACCGGTATCGGCTGGACGGAGCGCCTGTTCGGACGCCTGGGCTTTTTCGCCAGCGGCGGGAACGGTGAGCCGGGAAACGGTCAGAATCCGTTGCGTGAGGCAAACCTGCCTTCGCTTCTGACCGTTCTCACGAGCAGCATCAACATCATGCAGGTTCGTATCGCGCGCAGCCGGCTTGCCGGCGAGCCGGCCGATGTGCAGATTTCTCCGCGCCTGGGCCACTTGGGGCCGATGGATTTTCATCGGGCCGCGGAGGCCATTGCCGAAGGAGAGGCGGCCGTCGAACGGATGCTGCCCACGTTGCGATACTGCCTGGGGCATGGTTGA
- a CDS encoding FAD-binding oxidoreductase, with protein sequence MNELLSALAAAVGAPHVLTDPESMAPHLTDWRGRYTGTALAVVKPAGTAEVAAVVRACAAADVAMVPQGGNTGLCGGATPLPDGQTVVINLSRMSRIRAVDPANNALIAEAGCTLAAVQQEAASVDRLFPLSLASEGSCEIGGNLSTNAGGVHVLRYGNMRELVLGVEVVLPDGRVWDGLRALRKDNTGYDLKQLFIGAEGTLGIVTAAALKLFPRMRSRATAWVAIADPAAAVTLLARLRNAGGDRVTAFEIVGRPALDLVLKHLPGARSPLADPGAWAVLVELMDASADAPLGEMLEQALAEAMDEGLVLDAAVASSLAQAETLWALRENVSEAQRLEGVSIKHDISVPLSRIPEFLERADAALLTVWPDARIVAFGHIGDGNLHYNLSKPNAQENTHFIARTEEVNRLVHDVVDQLGGSISAEHGLGQLKRVEVRRYKSEVELELMRAIKECIDPRGLMNPGKVL encoded by the coding sequence ATGAACGAGTTGCTAAGCGCGCTTGCGGCCGCCGTCGGGGCGCCGCATGTGCTCACCGACCCCGAGTCGATGGCGCCCCACCTGACCGACTGGCGCGGACGCTATACGGGAACCGCGCTGGCGGTCGTCAAGCCCGCCGGAACGGCCGAAGTTGCGGCAGTCGTGCGGGCCTGTGCAGCGGCGGACGTGGCGATGGTCCCGCAGGGAGGAAATACCGGCCTGTGCGGCGGCGCGACCCCATTGCCGGACGGACAGACGGTGGTGATCAATCTGTCACGCATGAGTCGCATTCGCGCGGTCGATCCCGCCAACAATGCTTTGATCGCCGAGGCCGGCTGCACCCTTGCGGCCGTCCAGCAGGAGGCGGCATCGGTCGATCGGCTTTTCCCGCTGTCGCTCGCTTCGGAGGGGAGTTGCGAGATCGGCGGGAATTTATCCACGAACGCAGGCGGAGTTCATGTTCTGCGTTACGGCAACATGCGAGAACTGGTGCTCGGCGTCGAGGTCGTCCTGCCTGACGGCCGCGTATGGGACGGGTTGAGGGCATTGCGCAAGGACAACACCGGCTATGATCTGAAGCAGCTTTTCATCGGCGCGGAAGGCACGCTCGGTATCGTCACCGCGGCGGCACTGAAGCTCTTTCCCCGCATGCGCAGCCGCGCCACGGCCTGGGTTGCGATAGCCGACCCCGCGGCAGCTGTGACGCTTCTCGCCCGGCTGAGGAATGCAGGAGGCGATCGGGTGACGGCGTTCGAAATCGTCGGGCGCCCGGCGCTCGATCTGGTATTGAAGCATCTCCCCGGTGCCCGATCGCCGCTCGCCGACCCGGGCGCATGGGCGGTGCTCGTGGAGTTGATGGACGCTTCCGCCGATGCGCCGCTAGGGGAAATGCTCGAGCAGGCGCTGGCCGAAGCAATGGACGAGGGGCTCGTGCTCGATGCTGCGGTCGCTTCGAGCCTGGCGCAGGCCGAAACCCTCTGGGCGTTGCGCGAAAACGTCTCCGAGGCGCAGCGGCTGGAAGGCGTCAGCATCAAGCACGATATTTCGGTTCCGCTAAGCAGGATTCCGGAATTCCTCGAGCGGGCAGACGCTGCCCTTCTGACCGTATGGCCCGATGCGCGCATCGTTGCGTTCGGCCATATCGGCGACGGGAACCTCCACTACAACCTGTCGAAACCGAACGCGCAGGAAAACACCCATTTCATCGCGAGAACAGAGGAAGTCAATCGCCTCGTTCACGATGTCGTCGACCAGCTCGGGGGCTCGATATCCGCGGAGCACGGCCTCGGCCAGCTCAAGCGCGTCGAGGTCCGGCGCTACAAATCGGAAGTCGAACTGGAGTTGATGCGGGCGATAAAGGAATGCATCGATCCGCGCGGTTTGATGAATCCCGGCAAGGTTCTGTGA
- a CDS encoding 3-hydroxybutyryl-CoA dehydrogenase translates to MNMKKIGIVGAGTMGNGITQAFAVAGFDVVMSDVADAALQRGLATLSGSLDRLVKKDKMTEAQKAEALARVSGSTELGAMSDCDLIIEAATENLALKLKIFEQLDALAKPEAIIASNTSSISITKLAASTRRADRVIGMHFFNPVPVMALVELIRGLQTSDATYTMVETLAGAVGKTSVQVRNSPGFVVNRLLCPMINEAIFALGEGLASAAEIDEAMKLGCNHPIGPLALGDMIGLDVELAVMQVLFEGFKDPKYRPAPLLVEMVEAGYLGRKSGKGFFEYK, encoded by the coding sequence ATGAATATGAAAAAAATCGGGATCGTCGGTGCCGGAACGATGGGAAACGGCATAACCCAGGCATTCGCGGTGGCAGGGTTCGACGTCGTGATGAGCGACGTTGCGGACGCCGCGTTGCAGCGCGGTCTGGCGACCCTCAGCGGCAGTCTCGATCGGCTCGTCAAGAAAGACAAGATGACGGAAGCGCAGAAGGCTGAGGCGCTTGCGCGGGTGAGCGGATCGACGGAGCTCGGCGCGATGAGCGACTGCGACCTCATCATCGAGGCGGCAACGGAAAACCTCGCACTGAAGCTGAAAATCTTCGAGCAACTGGACGCCCTTGCAAAACCCGAAGCGATCATCGCGAGCAATACGTCATCGATCTCGATCACGAAGCTCGCCGCTTCCACGCGACGCGCCGACCGAGTTATCGGCATGCATTTCTTCAATCCCGTTCCGGTGATGGCGCTGGTGGAGCTCATTCGCGGCTTGCAGACGTCCGACGCCACTTACACGATGGTCGAGACGCTTGCCGGGGCAGTCGGCAAGACGTCGGTGCAAGTGCGCAACAGTCCGGGTTTCGTGGTCAACCGGCTGCTGTGCCCGATGATCAACGAGGCGATTTTTGCCCTCGGGGAAGGCCTTGCGAGCGCGGCCGAGATCGACGAGGCGATGAAGCTGGGCTGCAACCATCCCATCGGCCCGCTCGCGCTGGGCGACATGATCGGTCTCGACGTGGAACTCGCGGTGATGCAGGTGCTCTTCGAAGGTTTCAAGGATCCGAAGTATCGCCCCGCGCCGCTTCTCGTGGAGATGGTCGAGGCGGGCTATCTCGGCCGCAAGTCAGGCAAAGGTTTCTTCGAGTATAAATAA
- the rho gene encoding transcription termination factor Rho: protein MQLSELKSLHVSELLEMAIANEIDGANRLRKQELVFALLKNRAKKGEPIYGDGALEVLPDGFGFLRSPDISYLAGTDDIYVSPSQIRRFNLHTGDTIEGEIRTPKDGERYFALVKLDKINSEPPEACKHKILFENLTPLHPNECLKLERDIRGEENITSRVIDMIAPIGKGQRGLIVSPPKSGKTVMLQHIAHSIVANHPDVVVIVLLIDERPEEVTEMQRSVKGEVVASTFDEPASRHVQVAEMVIEKAKRLTEHKKDVVILLDSLTRLARAYNTVVPASGKVLTGGVDANALQKPKRFFGAARNIEEGGSLTIIATALIDTGSRMDDVIYEEFKGTGNMELHLDRRMAEKRVYPAINVNRSGTRREELLLKPDVLQKVWILRKLLYGMDDIDAMEFLLDKIKATKSNGEFFDAMRRG, encoded by the coding sequence ATGCAATTATCGGAGCTTAAGTCCCTCCACGTAAGCGAACTGCTGGAAATGGCCATCGCGAATGAAATCGATGGCGCCAACAGGTTGCGCAAACAGGAACTCGTGTTCGCCCTGCTCAAGAACCGGGCGAAGAAGGGCGAACCGATCTATGGCGACGGAGCACTCGAAGTCCTGCCCGACGGATTCGGATTCCTGCGTTCCCCGGACATTTCCTATCTTGCCGGCACTGACGACATCTACGTTTCCCCGTCGCAGATCCGGCGCTTCAACCTTCACACCGGCGACACGATCGAAGGCGAGATTCGCACGCCCAAAGACGGAGAGCGATATTTCGCGCTGGTCAAGCTGGACAAGATCAACAGCGAGCCTCCCGAGGCCTGCAAGCACAAGATCCTCTTCGAGAACCTCACGCCGCTGCACCCCAACGAATGCCTCAAGCTCGAACGGGACATCCGCGGAGAAGAAAACATCACGAGCCGGGTGATCGACATGATCGCGCCGATCGGCAAAGGCCAGCGCGGCCTGATCGTCTCCCCGCCGAAGAGCGGCAAGACGGTGATGTTGCAGCACATCGCCCACTCCATCGTCGCCAATCATCCCGACGTCGTCGTCATCGTACTGCTCATCGACGAGCGCCCGGAGGAAGTGACCGAGATGCAGCGATCCGTCAAAGGTGAAGTGGTCGCTTCCACCTTCGACGAACCCGCTTCTCGCCACGTCCAGGTCGCCGAGATGGTGATCGAGAAGGCCAAGCGCCTGACCGAGCACAAGAAGGACGTCGTCATTCTGCTCGACTCGCTGACGCGCCTCGCGCGCGCCTACAACACCGTGGTGCCCGCATCGGGCAAGGTGCTCACCGGCGGCGTGGACGCGAACGCGCTGCAGAAGCCCAAGCGCTTCTTCGGCGCCGCCCGGAACATCGAGGAAGGCGGGTCGCTGACGATCATCGCGACCGCGCTGATCGACACCGGCAGCCGCATGGACGACGTGATCTACGAAGAATTCAAGGGCACGGGCAACATGGAGTTGCACCTCGATCGCCGCATGGCCGAGAAGCGGGTTTATCCGGCGATCAACGTCAATCGGTCCGGCACGCGCCGGGAGGAACTCCTCCTCAAGCCCGACGTACTGCAGAAAGTGTGGATCCTGCGCAAATTACTGTATGGCATGGACGACATCGACGCGATGGAATTCCTGCTCGACAAGATCAAGGCCACCAAGAGCAACGGCGAGTTCTTCGACGCGATGCGCCGCGGCTGA
- the trxA gene encoding thioredoxin TrxA, with protein MSEHIHYVTDGNFEAEVLQSQTPVLVDYWAEWCGPCKMIAPILDDVAKEYAGKLKVAKLNIDENQETPAKFGVRGIPTLMLFKGGNVEATKVGALSKSQLTAFIDSNL; from the coding sequence ATGAGCGAGCATATCCATTACGTCACCGACGGCAATTTTGAAGCCGAGGTGCTTCAGTCGCAGACCCCCGTGCTGGTCGACTACTGGGCCGAATGGTGCGGCCCGTGCAAGATGATTGCGCCGATTCTCGACGACGTCGCCAAGGAATACGCCGGCAAGCTGAAAGTCGCGAAGCTCAACATCGACGAAAACCAGGAGACGCCCGCCAAATTCGGCGTGCGGGGCATTCCGACGCTGATGCTGTTCAAGGGCGGCAACGTCGAAGCCACGAAGGTCGGCGCGCTGTCGAAGTCCCAGCTCACTGCCTTCATTGACAGCAACCTCTGA
- the fdxA gene encoding ferredoxin FdxA, producing the protein MTYVVTEACIRCKYTDCVDVCPVDCFREGANFLAIDPTECIDCTLCVAECPVEAIFAEDDVPEGQRHFIALNAELAQQWKPIVERKDPLPDADEWAKRTGKLDELTK; encoded by the coding sequence ATGACTTATGTTGTAACTGAAGCCTGCATCCGCTGCAAGTACACCGACTGTGTTGACGTCTGTCCGGTGGACTGCTTCAGGGAAGGGGCAAATTTCCTTGCGATCGACCCGACGGAATGCATCGACTGCACCCTGTGTGTCGCGGAGTGTCCGGTGGAAGCCATTTTTGCCGAGGACGACGTCCCCGAGGGGCAGCGTCATTTCATCGCCCTCAATGCCGAACTCGCGCAGCAGTGGAAGCCGATTGTCGAACGCAAGGATCCCTTGCCGGATGCCGACGAGTGGGCGAAGCGAACAGGCAAGCTCGACGAACTGACCAAATAA
- a CDS encoding CBS domain-containing protein translates to MLVSEILAIKGKVLYTIAPSRSMAEAVAIMTEQDVGSLVVFSQGQMTGMLTFREVLQAVHKGGAGWAEMPVEAAMLPGPMIASPDMEMDALRRLMVDHHQRYLPVMDGNTLMGVVSFHDVAKAVLEEQSFENRMLKNYIRNWPREPGEEDEK, encoded by the coding sequence ATGCTGGTGAGCGAGATTCTTGCGATCAAGGGCAAGGTGCTCTATACGATTGCTCCCAGCAGGAGCATGGCTGAAGCGGTAGCCATCATGACGGAGCAGGACGTCGGCTCGCTCGTGGTTTTTTCGCAGGGCCAGATGACCGGCATGCTGACTTTTCGCGAGGTGCTGCAGGCCGTACACAAGGGCGGCGCGGGGTGGGCCGAGATGCCCGTCGAAGCGGCAATGCTTCCCGGGCCGATGATCGCGTCCCCCGACATGGAAATGGATGCGCTGCGTCGCCTGATGGTCGATCACCACCAGCGTTATCTGCCAGTGATGGACGGTAATACGCTGATGGGCGTGGTGTCCTTCCATGACGTGGCGAAGGCGGTGCTTGAAGAGCAGAGCTTCGAGAACCGGATGCTGAAAAACTACATTCGCAACTGGCCGCGCGAGCCGGGCGAAGAGGACGAAAAATAA
- a CDS encoding long-chain-fatty-acid--CoA ligase has product MEKIWLQSYPPGVPAEIDPDEFSSIGDLFSRSVRQFGDRPAYINMGKGISYTELDRLSVRFAGFLQGALKLPRGARVALMMPNMLQYPIAMFGVLRSGYVVVNVNPLYTARELEHQLRDSGAETIVIVENFASTLEQVLPKLTMPHIVVTSLGEMLGFPKSLIVNLVVRQVKKLVPSWNLPGHVSFSAALSKGAAFPLEPVSVGHDDIAFLQYTGGTTGVAKGAVLTHRNIIANLQQAHAWIRPFVHEGEEIIITALPLYHIFSLTANCLTFFKLGATNVLITNPRDIPGFIKELAKYKFTAITGVNTLFNALLNNPDFAKLDFSRLHIALGGGMAVQQQVADRWRRITGQPLIEAYGLTETSPAVTINPLDLPAFNHSIGLPVSSTEVSIRGDDGSEMPLGQPGELCVRGPQVMREYWNRPEDTAHVFTPDGFLRTGDIATIDEKGFVRIVDRKKDMILVSGFNVFPNEIEDVVASHPSVLEVAAVGVPDERTGEAVKVFIVRKDPSLTREMIIAHCRKSLTAYKIPHLVEFRDELPKTNVGKILRRLLRDGKA; this is encoded by the coding sequence ATGGAAAAGATCTGGCTGCAGAGCTATCCCCCGGGCGTTCCCGCAGAAATCGATCCCGACGAGTTCAGCTCCATCGGCGATCTGTTCAGCCGCAGCGTGCGGCAGTTTGGTGACCGGCCGGCCTACATCAACATGGGCAAGGGCATCAGCTATACCGAACTCGACCGCTTGTCCGTCCGGTTCGCAGGCTTCCTGCAAGGCGCGCTGAAGCTTCCGAGGGGCGCGCGCGTTGCGCTGATGATGCCCAACATGCTGCAGTACCCGATCGCCATGTTCGGAGTGCTCCGGTCCGGCTACGTCGTTGTCAACGTCAATCCGCTGTATACCGCTCGTGAGCTGGAGCATCAGCTCCGCGACTCCGGCGCCGAGACGATCGTCATCGTCGAGAATTTCGCTAGCACGCTCGAACAGGTGCTGCCGAAGCTCACGATGCCTCATATCGTCGTCACGAGCCTCGGCGAAATGCTCGGCTTTCCGAAAAGCCTGATCGTCAATCTGGTCGTCCGACAGGTCAAGAAGCTGGTGCCGTCATGGAATCTCCCAGGTCATGTGAGTTTTTCGGCGGCATTGTCCAAGGGCGCCGCATTCCCGCTCGAGCCGGTGAGCGTCGGACACGACGACATCGCCTTTCTCCAATACACGGGTGGCACCACCGGCGTGGCGAAAGGGGCAGTGCTGACCCATCGCAACATCATCGCGAACCTGCAGCAGGCACACGCCTGGATCCGGCCCTTCGTGCATGAAGGCGAGGAAATCATCATCACGGCGCTTCCGCTCTATCATATTTTTTCCCTGACCGCGAACTGCCTGACATTCTTCAAGCTCGGCGCGACGAACGTGCTGATCACCAATCCTCGCGACATTCCCGGCTTCATCAAGGAACTCGCCAAGTACAAATTCACCGCCATCACCGGGGTCAATACGCTGTTCAATGCGTTGCTGAACAACCCGGATTTTGCCAAGCTCGATTTCTCCCGGCTCCACATCGCGCTCGGCGGGGGAATGGCGGTGCAGCAGCAGGTGGCGGACCGCTGGCGACGGATCACCGGACAGCCGCTCATCGAGGCCTACGGACTGACCGAAACCTCGCCCGCGGTGACGATAAACCCGCTCGATCTGCCCGCCTTCAATCATTCGATCGGCCTGCCCGTTTCATCGACGGAAGTGAGCATTCGCGGCGACGACGGCAGCGAAATGCCGCTCGGGCAGCCCGGCGAACTGTGCGTGCGGGGGCCGCAGGTGATGCGCGAGTACTGGAATCGGCCGGAGGATACGGCCCACGTCTTTACGCCCGATGGTTTCCTGCGCACCGGTGACATCGCGACGATCGACGAAAAAGGCTTTGTGCGTATCGTCGATCGCAAGAAGGACATGATTCTGGTATCGGGTTTCAACGTCTTTCCGAACGAGATCGAGGACGTCGTCGCAAGCCACCCAAGCGTGCTGGAAGTCGCCGCAGTGGGCGTGCCGGACGAGCGCACCGGGGAAGCCGTCAAAGTGTTCATCGTGCGCAAAGATCCCTCGCTCACCCGCGAAATGATCATTGCGCACTGTCGCAAAAGCCTGACTGCATACAAGATCCCTCACCTCGTGGAGTTTCGCGACGAATTACCGAAGACGAATGTCGGCAAGATCCTGCGGCGCCTGTTGCGGGACGGGAAGGCCTGA
- the ilvB gene encoding acetolactate synthase large subunit translates to MIQMTGAELILRLLERQGIRTVAGIPGGAILPLYDALSGSKLIRHVLARHEQGAGFIAQGMARVSGRPEVCFASSGPGATNLVTAIADAHLDSIPMVAITGQVPLSMIGTDAFQEADIYGMTVPVTKHNFLVRSAAELLEVIPDAFRLAMSGRPGPVLIDIPKDVQTQVVSFDAFPLPAIPNAAPASDPDAIEEAARLINAAERPVLYVGGGVIHSGAAQQIVMLAERAGLPTTMTLMALGVMPIDHPLSLGMLGMHGARYTNFILEESDLLICVGARFDDRAIGKAAQFCPRAKIVHIDIDPSELHKIRNAHVAINGDVGVVLDALLPRVNIRLRKRWLSHVGSLKSRFPLHMPRLEDPRSPYGLVQAVACAVSDEAVVTTDVGQHQMWVAQAYPFRRPRQWLTSGGFGTMGFGLPVAVGAALAAPARTVICFTGDGSFKMNIQELATLAEEGLNVKIVLMNNNSLGLVYQQQSLFYGKRVFASKYQGAPDFLKIAEGFGIDGVDLDTVRNPRAALAQALNAPGPCLIHASIDCEEFVYPMVPPGGANTEMIGG, encoded by the coding sequence ATGATTCAGATGACCGGCGCCGAACTGATCCTGCGCTTGCTTGAACGGCAGGGCATACGCACCGTTGCCGGTATTCCCGGCGGCGCTATCCTGCCGCTCTACGATGCGCTGTCGGGTAGCAAGCTGATTCGCCACGTGCTCGCCCGTCATGAACAGGGAGCCGGGTTCATCGCCCAGGGGATGGCCAGGGTGTCGGGCCGCCCGGAGGTGTGCTTTGCCTCGAGCGGCCCCGGTGCGACGAACCTGGTTACGGCGATCGCCGACGCGCATCTGGATTCGATTCCCATGGTGGCGATCACCGGGCAGGTGCCGCTTTCGATGATCGGCACCGACGCCTTCCAGGAAGCCGACATCTACGGCATGACGGTGCCGGTCACGAAGCATAATTTCCTCGTGCGCTCGGCAGCCGAATTGCTGGAGGTGATTCCCGACGCGTTTCGCCTCGCGATGTCCGGGCGTCCCGGCCCGGTGCTGATCGACATCCCGAAGGATGTGCAGACCCAGGTCGTGAGCTTCGATGCGTTTCCGCTGCCGGCCATCCCGAATGCCGCGCCCGCAAGCGATCCGGACGCGATCGAGGAGGCGGCACGACTCATCAATGCTGCGGAACGCCCGGTGTTGTATGTCGGCGGCGGCGTGATTCATTCCGGCGCAGCGCAGCAAATCGTCATGCTCGCCGAGCGTGCCGGCTTGCCGACCACGATGACGTTGATGGCGCTGGGCGTGATGCCGATCGACCACCCGCTTTCGCTCGGCATGCTGGGGATGCATGGCGCGCGCTACACGAATTTCATCCTCGAAGAATCGGACCTGCTGATCTGCGTCGGTGCGCGCTTCGACGACCGGGCGATCGGCAAGGCGGCGCAATTCTGCCCGCGGGCGAAGATCGTGCATATCGACATCGATCCGTCCGAACTGCACAAGATCAGGAACGCGCATGTCGCGATCAATGGGGATGTCGGCGTGGTTCTCGACGCGCTGTTGCCGCGGGTGAACATCAGGCTGCGCAAGCGCTGGCTGTCACATGTCGGCAGCCTCAAAAGCCGTTTTCCGCTGCACATGCCGAGGCTGGAGGATCCGCGCAGCCCCTATGGTCTCGTTCAGGCGGTCGCCTGTGCGGTGAGTGATGAGGCAGTGGTCACCACCGACGTCGGGCAGCACCAGATGTGGGTTGCCCAGGCTTATCCGTTTCGCCGGCCCCGTCAGTGGCTGACCTCCGGCGGGTTCGGGACGATGGGATTCGGCTTGCCGGTGGCGGTCGGCGCAGCGCTGGCAGCTCCCGCGCGAACGGTCATCTGCTTCACCGGTGATGGCAGCTTCAAGATGAACATCCAGGAACTCGCGACGCTCGCCGAAGAAGGGCTCAACGTGAAGATCGTGCTGATGAACAACAACTCGCTCGGGCTGGTGTATCAGCAGCAGAGCCTGTTCTACGGTAAACGGGTGTTCGCGTCGAAGTACCAGGGCGCACCGGATTTTCTGAAAATTGCCGAGGGCTTCGGCATCGACGGCGTCGATCTCGATACGGTCCGGAACCCCCGCGCGGCGCTTGCCCAGGCGCTGAACGCCCCGGGGCCGTGCCTGATCCACGCATCGATCGACTGCGAGGAATTCGTCTATCCGATGGTGCCTCCAGGCGGTGCGAACACCGAAATGATCGGAGGCTGA
- the ilvN gene encoding acetolactate synthase small subunit codes for MIEQVAEPLQQSGFAKVVLELEVNNHPGVMSHICNLFARRAFNVEGILCMPLSDPRRSRIWLLVFEDQRLEQMVLQVEKLVDVLSVRRHGAEHEVFERLEKFFY; via the coding sequence ATGATCGAACAAGTTGCCGAACCCTTGCAGCAATCCGGCTTCGCCAAAGTCGTGCTGGAACTCGAAGTCAACAATCACCCCGGCGTGATGAGTCACATCTGCAATCTGTTCGCCCGTCGTGCGTTCAACGTCGAAGGCATCTTGTGCATGCCGCTGTCCGATCCGCGCCGCAGCCGCATCTGGCTGCTGGTGTTCGAGGACCAGCGGCTGGAGCAGATGGTGCTGCAGGTGGAGAAGCTCGTCGACGTATTGTCGGTGCGCCGGCACGGGGCGGAGCATGAAGTATTCGAACGGCTGGAGAAATTTTTCTACTGA
- the aroC gene encoding chorismate synthase, with the protein MSGNSLGKLFCVTSFGESHGPAIGCVVDGCPPGMPISTQEIQVELDRRKPGTSRHVTQRREPDEVEILSGVFEGVTTGTPIALLIRNQDQRSRDYGNIAETFRPGHADYAYWQKYGIRDHRGGGRSSARETAVRVAAGAIARKWLNQQYGVVIRGFMSQLGPIEIPFVDWDEVGRNPFFAPNASIVPALEDYMDELRKSGDSVGARIDVVASGVPVGWGEPVYDRLDADIAYAMMGINAVKGVEIGAGFSSVAQRGTEHSDEMTPEGFLSNNAGGVLGGISTGQDILVSMAVKPTSSIRLDRRSIDKQGDAVVINTHGRHDPCVGIRATPIAEAMLAIVLMDHALRHRAQCGDVSCATPKLARLAPSGVQRVPAPPR; encoded by the coding sequence ATGTCCGGCAATAGCTTAGGCAAACTCTTTTGCGTCACTTCTTTTGGTGAGTCGCATGGTCCGGCGATCGGCTGTGTCGTGGACGGGTGTCCGCCGGGCATGCCGATTTCGACGCAGGAGATCCAGGTCGAGCTCGATCGGCGCAAGCCCGGGACGTCGCGGCACGTCACGCAGCGGCGCGAACCGGACGAAGTGGAGATTCTTTCGGGGGTGTTCGAGGGCGTTACGACCGGCACTCCGATTGCGCTGCTGATTCGCAACCAGGACCAGCGCTCTCGTGATTACGGCAACATCGCCGAGACGTTTCGCCCCGGTCATGCCGATTATGCGTACTGGCAGAAATACGGGATACGCGATCACCGTGGCGGCGGCCGCTCGTCGGCGCGCGAGACGGCGGTGCGCGTGGCGGCGGGTGCGATCGCACGCAAATGGCTGAATCAGCAGTACGGAGTCGTCATCCGCGGCTTCATGTCGCAGCTCGGACCGATCGAGATCCCGTTCGTCGACTGGGATGAAGTCGGGCGCAACCCGTTCTTCGCCCCCAACGCGTCGATCGTGCCGGCGCTCGAGGACTACATGGACGAACTGCGCAAATCCGGCGACTCGGTCGGAGCGCGCATCGATGTCGTGGCCAGCGGCGTTCCGGTGGGCTGGGGGGAGCCGGTGTACGACCGGCTCGATGCGGATATCGCCTACGCGATGATGGGCATCAACGCGGTAAAAGGCGTCGAGATCGGCGCCGGTTTTTCCAGCGTTGCGCAGCGCGGCACCGAACATTCCGACGAAATGACCCCCGAAGGTTTCCTGTCGAACAATGCCGGTGGAGTGCTGGGCGGCATTTCGACGGGCCAGGACATTCTCGTGAGCATGGCTGTGAAGCCGACCTCGAGCATTCGACTCGATCGTCGCTCGATAGACAAGCAGGGCGACGCCGTGGTCATCAACACCCATGGTCGCCATGACCCGTGTGTCGGTATCCGCGCCACCCCGATCGCCGAAGCGATGCTGGCGATCGTGTTGATGGACCACGCGCTGCGTCATCGCGCCCAGTGCGGCGACGTTTCCTGCGCGACGCCGAAGCTCGCCCGGCTCGCGCCCTCCGGCGTGCAGCGCGTTCCCGCGCCCCCGCGCTGA